The Achromobacter spanius genome includes the window TAGTGCTGTAGAGCTATCAGCGGAATTGTTTTTCCAGGACAGAAAGCTCTATGAAATCGCGGCGCATTCCTCGCTGGAAAAATGGGCGTCGGCGCAGGCGTACGAACAGCGCATGCGAGCCATCCTGACCGACATCCTGCGCGAAGGAAGAGAGCAGGGCGAGTTCGAGCGCAAGACCCCGCTAGACGAAACCGCGCGGTCGATTTATCTGGTGATGCTGCCCTTCATCAGTCCGCTTTTGCTTCAGTACAACCTGGACCGCTTGCCGGACGCCCCGCGTGAAGTGGCGAGCCTGGTGCTGCGCAGCCTGGCGCCCTGAGTGCTGGAAGCGGGGTCCGATCTGCCCCCCCCCTCAAAACCCCATTTAGTGACTATTGACAATATTGGTCATTAGACGCAAACTGCGCGGCAATCCGATTGCCCCAGGGGTGTCTTATGGTTTCTCGTCGTTCTGCCGTCACGGCGATCTCGGCCGTCGTGGCCGTCTTGTTGACCGGCGCCTTGTCCGGTTGTAGCCCCAGCGCGGCCGATGATCCGCGTATCGGCATACCGCTGGTCAGGGTGGCCACGGTGCAAGCGCCAGCCCCGTCGACCCGGACGTACACCGGCGTGGTAGTGGCGCGGGTGCAAAGCGATCTGGGCTTCCGGGTGAACGGCAAGGTGGCCGAACGCCTGGTCGACACGGGCCAGCAAGTCAAGCGTGGCCAGCCGCTGATGCGGCTGGATCCCACCGACCTGGCCTTGGCGGCGCGGGCGCGTTTGCAGGCGGTGCATGCCGCCCGCGCACGCGCTTCGCAAACGGCGGCTGACGAAAAGCGCTATCGCGTCCTGGTAGGCGCGGGCGCGGTGTCGGCATCCGCCTATGACCAGGCCCGCGCCGCGGCCGATACGGCCCAGGCCGATCTCAGCGCGGCGCAGGCGCAGGCCGATGTGGCGCGCAACGAAACGGGTTACGCCACCCTCTACGCGGATGCCGATGGCGTGGTCATGGCCACGCTGGCCGAACCTGGTCAGGTGGTAACGGCCGGGCAGCCCGTGGTGCGCGTGGCGCGGTCGGGCCAGCGCGAGGCCTTGATTGATCTGCCCGAAACCGTTCGGCCGGCCTTGGGTTCCGTCGGCGAGGCCACGCTGTATGGCGGCTCAAGCCAGCCCATACCGGTGCAACTGCGAGAACTGTCCGACTACGCCGATCCCCGCACACGCACGTTCGCGGCGCGCTACGTGCTTGACCCCAACGCTGCGCAGGCGCCGCTGGGCGCCACCATCTCGGTGTCGATCGCGGGCGCGCAGGCCAAGCCGGTGTTTCAGGTGCCCCTGGCGGCGCTGCACGATGAAGGCCGTGGGCCGGGTGTCTGGGTCCTGTCGGGCGAGCCCACGCAGGTGCGCTGGCGTGCCGTCACGCTGGCGGGCCTGGGGGAAGAGACCGCCGCCGTGAGCGCGGGCCTGGCCCCGGGCGAGCGCTTCGTGGCGCTGGGCGCGCACCTGTTGCATGAGGGCGAGACGGTGCGCGTGGCCGCGCCGCAGGGCCGGCGCGCGCTGGCCGCCACGACGGGAGCGGCGCAATGAGCGGGTTCAATATCTCGGCGATCGCGGTGCGCGAGCGCGCCGTCACGCTGTTTCTCATCATCGCGATGTCGGCCGCCGGCATCTTCGCCTTCCTGCAACTGGGGCGGGCGGAAGACCCCAGTTTCACGGTCAAGACGCTGACGGTGGTGACCGCCTGGCCCGGCGCCACGGCGCAGGAGATGCAGGACCTGGTGTCCGAACCGCTGGAAAAGCGGATGCAGGAACTGAAGTGGTACGACCGCACCGAGACCTTCACGCGGCCCGGGCTCGCCTTCATGACGGTGACCTTGAAAGACAGCACGCCGCCGTCGGCCGTGGCCGAAGAGTTCTACCAGGCGCGCAAGAAGCTGGGCGACGAAGCCGCCAGGCTGCCCCCTGGCGTGCTGCCCCCGATGGTGAACGACGAGTATGGCGACGTGACCTTCGCGCTCTACGCCTTGAAGGCGCACGGCGAACCGCAGCGCAAGCTGGTGCGCGAGGCCGAGGAACTGCGGCAGCGCCTGCTCAAGGTGCAAGGGGTGAAGAAGGTCAATATCCTGGGCGAACGCCCCGAGCGCATCTTCGTGGAGTTTTCTTACGCGCGGCTGGCCACGCTGGGCGTGTCGCCGGGCGAACTCTTCGCCGCGCTCAACGCCCGCAATCAGGTGACGCCGGCGGGCTCGGTGCAGACGCACGGCCAACAGGTGCAAATTCGCCTGGATGGCGCCATTGACGATCTGGAGCAAATCCGCGCAACGCCCATCGTGGCCGACGGCCGCACCTTGCGCGTGGGCGATGTGGCCGACGTGAAGCGCGGCTATGAAGACCCCGCCACGTTTCTCATCCGCAGCCAGGGCGAACCCGCGTTGATGCTCGGTGTGGTCATGCGCGAGGGCCACAACGGCCTGGAGCTGGGCGGCGCGCTTGCGGCTGAAGCCGACGCGATCGCAAAGGATCTGCCGCTGGGCATGAGCTTCACCAAGATCACGGATCAGGCCGTCAACATCGAAGAGGCCTACGACGAGTTCATGCTCAAGTTCTTCGTGGCGCTGGTGGTGGTGATCGTGGTGAGCCTGGTCAGCCTGGGCTGGCGCGTGGGCGTGGTGGTGGCGGCTGCCGTGCCGCTGACGCTTGCCGGGGTCTTTGTCATCATGCTTGCCACGGGCCGCGACTTCGACCGCATCACGCTGGGTGCGCTGATCCTGGCCTTGGGGCTGTTGGTGGACGACGCCATCATCGTGATCGAAACCATGGTCGTGAAGATGGAAGAGGGCATGGACCGCATTGCGGCGGCCACCTACGCCTGGGGCCACACAGCCGCGCCCATGCTTGCCGGTACGCTGGTGACCGCCATCGGCTTGATGCCGGTGGGTTTCGCCAAGTCCACCGCCGGGGAATACGCCGGCAACATCTTCTGGGTCGTGGCGTTCGCCCTGTTGACATCATGGGTGGTGGCGGTGGTGTTCACGCCCTACATCGGCGTGAAGCTCTTGCCCAAGATCAAACCGGTGCAGGGCGGTCATGGGGCCATCTACGGCACCCCCGGTTATCAACGCCTGCGACGCGGCGTGGTGTGGGCGGTGGCGCACAAGAAGAAGGTTGCGCTCAGCGTGGTCGGCCTGTTCATCCTGTCCTTTATCGGGCTGGGCCAGGTCAAGCAGCAGTTCTTTCCGGTATCGGATCGGCCCGAGGTGCTGCTGGAAGTGCAGATGCCAGAGGGTTCCAGCATCGAAAGCACCACGGCGGCGGTCACGTCGGTGGAAAAATGGCTGGCTCAGCAACCCGAAGCGAAGCTTGTCACCAGCTACATCGGGCAGGGCGCGCCACGCTTCTATCTGGCGATGTCGCCGGAATTGCCGGACCCCTCATTCGCCAAGATCATTGTGCTGACCGGCAGCGAGAAGGACCGCGACGCGCTCAAGCTGCGCGCGCGCCAGGCGGTGGCCGATCAGCTTGCGCCGCAGGCGCGGGTGCGGGTGTCGCAACTGGTGTTCGGGCCGTATTCACCGTTCCCGGTGGCGTTTCGCGTGGCGGGGCCGCAGGAAGAAACCGTGCGCCAGATCGCGCAACAGGTGCGTCAGGTGATGCAGGAAAACCCGTCGATGCGGCAGGTCAACACCGACTGGGGCGAGCGCGCGCCCACGCTGCATTTCGTGCTGGATCAAGACCGGTTGCGCGCCATCGGCCTGAGCTCCACCGACGCGGCGCAGCAGTTGCAGTTCCTGCTCACGGGCATCCCGGTGACGCGGGTGCGCGAAGACATCCGCTCGGTGGAAGTGGTGGCGCGCAGCGCCGGGGCGCAACGGCTCGACCCCGCCGAGATCGGCGCGTTCACGCTGGTGGGATCGGCGGGCCAGCGGGTGCCGCTTGATCAGATCGGCCATACCGAGGTGCGGATGGAAAACCCGATCCAGCGCCGCCGCGACCGCGAAGTCACGATCACCGTACGCGGCGACGTGGCCGAAGGCGTGCAGCCGCCGGATGTCTCCAAGCAGATCCTGCCCAAGCTGCAACCCATCATCGCGGCGCTGCCGGCCGGCTACCACATCGTGGCGGCGGCCGACCTGGAAGAGGCGGGCAAGGCCAACGCGGCGCTGGCCGCGGTGTTCCCGCTGATGTTCATTTTGATGCTGGTGGTGATCATCTTCCAGGTGCGTTCGATGTCAGCGATGATCATGGTCGTGCTGACCGCGCCGCTTGCGCTGGTGGGCGTCGTGCCGACGCTGCTGCTGTTCAACCAGCCGTTCGGCTTCAACGCCATCCTGGGCATGATCGGTCTGGCCGGCATCATCATGCGCAACACCTTGATCCTGATGGGGCAGATCCATATCAACGAAGAGGAAGGCTTGACGCCGTTCCACGCCGTGGTGGAAGCCACCGTACAGCGCGCGCGGCCGGTCATCCTGACCTCGTTGGCCGCCGTGCTGGCGTTCATTCCGCTGACTTTCTCGGTGTTCTGGGGCTCGCTGGCCTACACCCTGATCGGCGGCACCATTGGCGGCACGGTGTTGACGCTGGTGTTCCTGCCGGCCTTGTACGCCATCTGGTTCCGCATCAACCCGCAGCAAACACCGGCCGTGGAACCCCAGGCGGCCGGCGCCTTGCATCAGCTACACCGCTGACACGTTCCCCGCCGACCCGCCCGTGGCGGCGTCCGGCGGCACCGTCACGATTGACGTCAATGACGGGTCCGCCGGCTTCAGCGCCGCCAGGTTCGGCCGAGGGCGTTGCAGTTCGGCGTTGCCCGCAAAGGCCTGCTCCATGCCTCGCGCCGCCTGTAGCACTTCGCGGTCGCCTCGGAAGCGCCCGATGATCTGCATGCCGAACGGCATGCCCAGGTGGTCGCTGCCGCACGGCAGGGTCAGGGCAGGGTGGGTGGTCAGCGTGATCACATACGTGAGCGCCAGCCAGCGGTAGTAGTTTTCCTGGCGGCGGCCGTTGATGGACTCGGCATACAACTGCGTCCACGGAAACGGCGAGACGGGCGTGGTGGGCGACAGGATCAGGTCGTAGTCGTCGAAGGCGCGCTGGAAACGCTTGATCAAGCGCGTCTGCTCGGCTTGCGCCCAGGCGCAATCCTTCAGGCTCATGGCCGCGCCCATTTCAAAGTTGGCGCGGCTGTTGGGGCCAAGGCTGTTCGGGTCTTTCTCGTAGGCGTCGCGCATGCCCGCCACGAAGGCCTCGGCGCGCAGCACGTCAAAGCAGCGGTGGGCGTCGCCGAAGTCCAGCTCGATGGGGTCGCAGGCGGCGAACAGGTGGCGCATGGCCGCGATCTTGGCGCGGAAGGTGGCGCGGATCCCGTCGTCCACGTCGCACACGCCGAAGTCTTCGGTATAGGCCACCCGCAGGCGGCCCAGGTCGGCGGTGCCGGGCGCAAGGAATTGCAGCGGGTCCAGCGGATAGCTAAGCGGGTCACCGGCGTCCGGACCGGCGCTGGCCGCCATTTGCAGGCAGGCGTCGGCCACCGTGCGGCCCATCGGGCCGACGACGGAAATCGGCGTCCAGCCCAGCAGCTTGCGCACGCTGGGCACCACGCCAGGCGACGGCCGAAAGCCCACCACGCCGCACTTGGATGCCGGAATGCGCAACGAGCCGCCGGTGTCCGACCCGGTGCAAAGCGGGAACATGTCGGTGGCCAGAGCCGCGGCCGAACCGCCCGAGGACCCCCCCGCATTCAGGTTGGGGTTGAACGGGTTGCCGGTGGCGCCCCACACCGTGTTGCGCGAATTGGCGCCCGCGCCCATTTCGGGCACGTTGGTCTTGGCGGCCACGATGGCGCCGGCGCGGCGCAGGCGCGCCACCAGCGTCACGTCTTCCGTCGGCACATGGTCGCGATAGATCTGCGAACCAAAGGTGGTCAGCAAACCGGCCGTGGGTTCCAGGTCTTTCACGCCCAGCGGCAGGCCGTGCAAGAGGCCCAGCGTGTCGCCCGCCATCACCGCCTGTTCGGCGGAGCGCGCTTCGGCGCGGGCCCGCTCGAACGCGGTGGCGGTCACGGCGTTGATGTAGGGGTTGATTGCCTCGACGCGCGCAATGCACGCCTCCAGCAGTTCCACGGGCGAGAGTTGGCGCGCCCCGATCAGGCGCCGCAACTCCACCGCGGACAAGGTGACGAGCGTATCGTCCAGTGCCATGAATGCTTCCTTTAATCGATCGTGATGTTGGCGCGCTGCGCGACGTCACGCATCTGCGGCAGTTCTTTCTGGATCAGCGCTTCGCCCTCGGCGGCGCTGGAGAAGGCCGCTTCAAAGCCCTGCGCCTCAAGGCTCTTGCGCACGTCGGGCGACGCGACCGTGGCGCGCAAGGCGGTTTCAAGCTTGGTCTTCACGTCGGCGGGCAGGCCGCGCGGGGCGGCGACCATCAGCCAGGTGTCCATGGCCACCGACGGATAGCCCTGTTCGGCAAAAGTCGGCACGTCGGGCAGGAAGCTAGACCGCGCGGGGGCCGACACGGCCAGCACGCGCACCTTGCCTTGCTTGCTTTGCGGCAGCGCGGCCGCCACGGTGTCAACCGAGAACGGAATCTGGCCGCCGATCAGGTCGGTCATGGCGGGGGCACTGCCCTTGTAGGGCACGTGGATCATCTGGATATCGGCGGCCGACAGGAAGGCTGCACCGACGAAGTGCGCGGTGGTGCCGGCGCCAAACGAACCATAGGCGGGCGGTTCCTTGCTGCGTTCCTTGGCGTAGGCCACCAGTTCCTTCAGGTTCTTGACCGGCACGTTCGGGTTGGCCAACAGCGCCAGGCCGGTGCGGCCGACGATGCCGATCGGCTCGAAGCTCTTGACCGGGTCGTAGGGCAGCTTTTTCTGAATGGCGGGGTTGACCGTGAAGGTGGTGCCGGAACTGACCAGCAGCGTGTAGCCATCGGGCGCGGCCTTGGCCACGAAGCCGGCGCCGATTGCGGTGCCCGCGCCGGCGCGGTTTTCCACCACGATGGTCTGGCCCAATTCCTGGCCGAGCTTTTGCGCGATGACGCGGCCCAGCACGTCAGTGGCGCCACCGGGCGGGAAGGGCACCACCAGGGTGACAGGGCGCGTCGGGTAGGCATTCTGCGCGCTGGCCACGGCGGGAATGGCGAAGGCGCCGGCCAAGGCGACGGAAAGGGCGATCAGGGGAGTCTTCATGGTCATGCTCGACAAGAGTGGTGGAGAGAGGGCGCGTCTGTCGGCGCCTGGGGAGTTGCCGCGAGTCCTTGCCCGCGGTTCAGAAATCGGTCGTACTCTTCGGTCGGCACGAACAGCCCGCCCGTGGTCCAGGCCAGATGCGTGGCGCGCGGCAGGTGCGGCAGCAGCTTGCGTTGGCGCAGCCATTGCTGGCCCGCGATGCTGCCCAGCAACAGGCGCGGCCCGGAAAAACCTGCGGCGGCCGACGGCTCGATGCGCAAGCCTTCGCTGTCATGCAGGCGCGCAAGATCCCCGTAGAGCGTGTCGTCCGCCACTGTGTAGACGCCGGCCAGCAAGTGGCCGACCGCGTCATACGCCAGTTCGGACGCACGCGGCACGGCCAGGCCATCGGCCTCGGTCTGGTTGGTCAGCCCGATGTCGTAGACGGACGGCGGCACCGGCACGCCGGGCAATTCCCCGTTGCCGGCCATCATGCGCAGCAGAAAGCAGGGCGACTGTACCGGCTCGGCAAAGAAGCAATGCACGTGCGCACCGAACAGCAGCGACAGGCCGAAGGCGATGCCGCCCGGCGCGCCACCCACGCCACACGGCAGGTAAACAAACAGCGGATGCTCGGCGTCGACCACGATGCCGGCCTGCGCAAGCTGGTCACGCAGCGCCAGCGCGGCGGCGGCATAACCCAGGAACAACGACGCCGAGCGTTCGTCGTCAACAAAATAGCCGTGCGGGTCGGCCTCGACCTGGCGGCGGCCAGCCGCCACGGCTTTTTCGTAATCCCCCTGATGCTCGACCACTTCGACGCCACGGGCGCGCAGGCGCGCCTTCTTCCATTCCTTGGCATCCGAAGACATGTGCACGGCGGCACGAAACCCCAGCGCCGACGCGATCACGCCGATCGACAGGCCCAGGTTGCCGGTCGAGCCCACGGCCACCTGGTACTGCGCAAAACAGGCGCGCGCCTCTGGCGTGCCTAGCTTGCGATAGTCGTCGCCCGGCGCGATCAGGCCGCGTTCCAGCGCCAGCTTTTCGGTGAATTCCAACACTTCGTGAATGCCGCCGCGCGCCTTGATCGAGCCGGCCACCGGCAGGGCGTGATCGGCCTTCAACCACAGCCGCCCCGATGCCAACGGCAAGCCCAGCGCCTGTTGCATGGCGGCGGCCTCAAGCAGCGGCGATTCGATCACGCCGGCCGACGCCTTCAGTTCCGGAAACAACTGCGCCAGCAAGGGCGCAAAACGCGCAAAGCGGTCATGCGCGGCTTGTACGTCGGCCAAGCGAAAGGGTGCGGCGGCTAGTGCGGCGGCTAGTGCGGCAGCCTTGTCGGAACGGGTCCACAACGCAGGCCGCGCGGCACGCAGCGCTTGCAAGGACAAAGAGGAAACGGAGGCGTGGGACGGTGGCATGAACACGGTTGCAAAATGAAAAACGTCATCGAACGGTCACATCCTAGGCTCGGCTTTAGCGTTGCGGCAATATGCGTTGTTAGAATTGTTCGTTGCGCTTAACGCAAACCAAGGGGAAACCCGATGAACGTGCAAGTCCTGCAAGAAATGGCCGTTCGCTACTTCCTGGAAGTGGCGCGCTGCGGCTCTGTCAGCGTGGCGGCGGAAAAGCTGGAAGTGGCGCCGTCGGCGGTCAGCCGCCAGATTGCGCGGCTGGAGCGCGAGCTGGGCACCTTGCTGTTCGAACGCCGATCGCGCGGCATGGTCTTGAACGCCGCCGGCGAATTACTGGCGGCGCACGCCAAGCGCGCGCAGCAGGACGTAGAGCGCGTCAGCGGCGAAATCATGGGCCTGCGCGGTTTGCGCCAGGGGCTGGTGCGGGTCGTCTGTACCGAAGGTTTCGTGCACGACGTGGTGCCGGCCGCCATCGCGGAATTCCGCAAGCAATACGCCGGCATCCGCTTCACGCTGGAGGTGTGTTCGCAGCGCGAGGTGCCGGCGCGGGTGCGCGATGGCGCGGCCGACATCGGCATTACGCTGGGCCTGACCTCGCACCGCGACATGCAAGTGGAACTGCGCATGCCCGCGCCCGTGCGCGCGGTGGTGGCCGCCGACCATCCGCTGGCGCGCCGCGCCGACGTGTCGCTGGCGCAATTGATGGCCTATCCGCTGGCCTTGCCGGACGCCGATTCCACCTTGCGGCAATTGATCGACATCAGTTGCAGCCGCCAGCAATTGCAGTGCGAGCCCGTGTTCTCCAGCCGCAGCGTCGACGCGCTGGTGGCGTTTGCCGGGGCGGGCGGCGGCGTGGCGTTCTGCGGCGAATTGGCCATCCGCTATCGGCTGCGCGGCAAACAGGTGGTGGCCGTGCCGCTGCGCGATCGCGAAATGAACGAACGCCACTTTGAAGTGCAGACGCTGGCCGGGCGTGTGCTGCCGGAAGCGGCCAAGGCGTTCATCGCCAGCCTGCGCACGCAGTTGGATGCGGAATGATGCGACGTTTGGCAGCCTCAGTCAGCTAGGGGGCTTGACATCGTTCCGGGCGCGGACGATCGTGCGTCATACGGCATCTTGTCGGAGGCAAAAATGGACATCAGTTGGACTGCGTTGCTGCTGCCGCCGATCGTCGTAGCCCTGCTGACAAGCACGACTGCGTGGGCATGGCGGGGTAAATCTAAAACGGTGCTTTTGGACCCTGATAAGGCTGCCCTGCCTTTCGTCACGGCGATCTCTGTATTGGCAATAGGCATACCGCTGGATGCGGCGTTCATGCAAGAAGTCTTGAAGAGCGAGGTGAGTCCCTGGGTGGCAGATCTGCTCTTATCGGCAATGATGCTGGCGGTTCTTTCACTGTTTGTCGGCGCATACGTGGTCTACACGCTGCTGCTTGACGCGCCGAAGGACCCGGCCACGGGCAAAGTCATCCTGGGAGGCGGACGTATCGGATTGCCGGCGGCGATGGGATGTCAGTATTCCAGCCTGATCGCTTTTCTGGCGTGCACAGTGGTGGCTTTGGCCGCTTATTCGATTCAAGCACGCTCTCCAGCGCCGCAGCTTGCCCATGGGATTGGAACGGTATCCATCGAGCGTCCAATTCCTGAGCTGGGCACCAGTCGCGAAGTCATATTCAAAGTGTGGGGTGAGCCCGATACGGCCACTGCGCAAAGGTTGGAATACAGCGGGAAAACGTCGCAGATTGTGTTCTGCCTGGATAAGAACAAACTGCGTGCAGTTGTCTACACCGATCGGGACAAAGACCATGCACAACGAACAACTTGCGGAGTTGATCCTTAAGTCCGTTGCCTCGGGAGAGAGGATTGAGGATTTTTCATGGATGGTGAATACGCTCATCGGCTTGGAGCGAAAGCCTCGCATTGTTCGAGTGCGGAACGGCCGCCGATTTAGAACCGCTTCGGAGCAGGGCGGAGCGACTCCTACCCATAGAGCGTGGCTTATTTGTTTGCTCAACAAACCAAAGCCGCCGGAATATATCGTTGCGATTCACGAGTTCAGACTCGCGCTGGCCGGCGTGGCTGACGACGAACGCCTGCAAGAGGTTTTTCTAGCTTCGATTCGTGATCGCTTATTGCTTGCTCCGCCGATTCAATCGCTTCGCCTTCTTAGACCCTCCATGTACTTCGACATGCCCCGTGCGTTGAAAAAAGCCGAGCAGCTTGGGGTGAACCTCAGTCTGCCACCCGCTTGGTATTGAATGCTCGACCGGGGAGACACGTACCAGTGCTTCCCCGGATACAACCATCGCGCCATGGACCATCTGCTGCTTGCTACCCACTCGGATTTTCCCCGCATGGGTTTTTCTAGCGATAGCCGGGCCGGGACGGTATGCCCGTCACCGACGGGTGATCACGATTTCAAGATACTCACTGGGCATCACCACGGTCGCGTCGCCAGAGCGATTGAACCGGTCTATTTGCGCCAGCAAATCGCTTTCCAGAGCGGCCTGCGCGGCGGGCTCCAGCATGGAAAACGCCTTGAGGACCGGGCCGTAATAGCTTCTGAAGAT containing:
- a CDS encoding amidase; the protein is MALDDTLVTLSAVELRRLIGARQLSPVELLEACIARVEAINPYINAVTATAFERARAEARSAEQAVMAGDTLGLLHGLPLGVKDLEPTAGLLTTFGSQIYRDHVPTEDVTLVARLRRAGAIVAAKTNVPEMGAGANSRNTVWGATGNPFNPNLNAGGSSGGSAAALATDMFPLCTGSDTGGSLRIPASKCGVVGFRPSPGVVPSVRKLLGWTPISVVGPMGRTVADACLQMAASAGPDAGDPLSYPLDPLQFLAPGTADLGRLRVAYTEDFGVCDVDDGIRATFRAKIAAMRHLFAACDPIELDFGDAHRCFDVLRAEAFVAGMRDAYEKDPNSLGPNSRANFEMGAAMSLKDCAWAQAEQTRLIKRFQRAFDDYDLILSPTTPVSPFPWTQLYAESINGRRQENYYRWLALTYVITLTTHPALTLPCGSDHLGMPFGMQIIGRFRGDREVLQAARGMEQAFAGNAELQRPRPNLAALKPADPSLTSIVTVPPDAATGGSAGNVSAV
- a CDS encoding D-serine ammonia-lyase, with product MPPSHASVSSLSLQALRAARPALWTRSDKAAALAAALAAAPFRLADVQAAHDRFARFAPLLAQLFPELKASAGVIESPLLEAAAMQQALGLPLASGRLWLKADHALPVAGSIKARGGIHEVLEFTEKLALERGLIAPGDDYRKLGTPEARACFAQYQVAVGSTGNLGLSIGVIASALGFRAAVHMSSDAKEWKKARLRARGVEVVEHQGDYEKAVAAGRRQVEADPHGYFVDDERSASLFLGYAAAALALRDQLAQAGIVVDAEHPLFVYLPCGVGGAPGGIAFGLSLLFGAHVHCFFAEPVQSPCFLLRMMAGNGELPGVPVPPSVYDIGLTNQTEADGLAVPRASELAYDAVGHLLAGVYTVADDTLYGDLARLHDSEGLRIEPSAAAGFSGPRLLLGSIAGQQWLRQRKLLPHLPRATHLAWTTGGLFVPTEEYDRFLNRGQGLAATPQAPTDAPSLHHSCRA
- a CDS encoding efflux RND transporter periplasmic adaptor subunit — protein: MVSRRSAVTAISAVVAVLLTGALSGCSPSAADDPRIGIPLVRVATVQAPAPSTRTYTGVVVARVQSDLGFRVNGKVAERLVDTGQQVKRGQPLMRLDPTDLALAARARLQAVHAARARASQTAADEKRYRVLVGAGAVSASAYDQARAAADTAQADLSAAQAQADVARNETGYATLYADADGVVMATLAEPGQVVTAGQPVVRVARSGQREALIDLPETVRPALGSVGEATLYGGSSQPIPVQLRELSDYADPRTRTFAARYVLDPNAAQAPLGATISVSIAGAQAKPVFQVPLAALHDEGRGPGVWVLSGEPTQVRWRAVTLAGLGEETAAVSAGLAPGERFVALGAHLLHEGETVRVAAPQGRRALAATTGAAQ
- a CDS encoding efflux RND transporter permease subunit — encoded protein: MSGFNISAIAVRERAVTLFLIIAMSAAGIFAFLQLGRAEDPSFTVKTLTVVTAWPGATAQEMQDLVSEPLEKRMQELKWYDRTETFTRPGLAFMTVTLKDSTPPSAVAEEFYQARKKLGDEAARLPPGVLPPMVNDEYGDVTFALYALKAHGEPQRKLVREAEELRQRLLKVQGVKKVNILGERPERIFVEFSYARLATLGVSPGELFAALNARNQVTPAGSVQTHGQQVQIRLDGAIDDLEQIRATPIVADGRTLRVGDVADVKRGYEDPATFLIRSQGEPALMLGVVMREGHNGLELGGALAAEADAIAKDLPLGMSFTKITDQAVNIEEAYDEFMLKFFVALVVVIVVSLVSLGWRVGVVVAAAVPLTLAGVFVIMLATGRDFDRITLGALILALGLLVDDAIIVIETMVVKMEEGMDRIAAATYAWGHTAAPMLAGTLVTAIGLMPVGFAKSTAGEYAGNIFWVVAFALLTSWVVAVVFTPYIGVKLLPKIKPVQGGHGAIYGTPGYQRLRRGVVWAVAHKKKVALSVVGLFILSFIGLGQVKQQFFPVSDRPEVLLEVQMPEGSSIESTTAAVTSVEKWLAQQPEAKLVTSYIGQGAPRFYLAMSPELPDPSFAKIIVLTGSEKDRDALKLRARQAVADQLAPQARVRVSQLVFGPYSPFPVAFRVAGPQEETVRQIAQQVRQVMQENPSMRQVNTDWGERAPTLHFVLDQDRLRAIGLSSTDAAQQLQFLLTGIPVTRVREDIRSVEVVARSAGAQRLDPAEIGAFTLVGSAGQRVPLDQIGHTEVRMENPIQRRRDREVTITVRGDVAEGVQPPDVSKQILPKLQPIIAALPAGYHIVAAADLEEAGKANAALAAVFPLMFILMLVVIIFQVRSMSAMIMVVLTAPLALVGVVPTLLLFNQPFGFNAILGMIGLAGIIMRNTLILMGQIHINEEEGLTPFHAVVEATVQRARPVILTSLAAVLAFIPLTFSVFWGSLAYTLIGGTIGGTVLTLVFLPALYAIWFRINPQQTPAVEPQAAGALHQLHR
- a CDS encoding LysR family transcriptional regulator, with protein sequence MNVQVLQEMAVRYFLEVARCGSVSVAAEKLEVAPSAVSRQIARLERELGTLLFERRSRGMVLNAAGELLAAHAKRAQQDVERVSGEIMGLRGLRQGLVRVVCTEGFVHDVVPAAIAEFRKQYAGIRFTLEVCSQREVPARVRDGAADIGITLGLTSHRDMQVELRMPAPVRAVVAADHPLARRADVSLAQLMAYPLALPDADSTLRQLIDISCSRQQLQCEPVFSSRSVDALVAFAGAGGGVAFCGELAIRYRLRGKQVVAVPLRDREMNERHFEVQTLAGRVLPEAAKAFIASLRTQLDAE
- a CDS encoding Bug family tripartite tricarboxylate transporter substrate binding protein — encoded protein: MTMKTPLIALSVALAGAFAIPAVASAQNAYPTRPVTLVVPFPPGGATDVLGRVIAQKLGQELGQTIVVENRAGAGTAIGAGFVAKAAPDGYTLLVSSGTTFTVNPAIQKKLPYDPVKSFEPIGIVGRTGLALLANPNVPVKNLKELVAYAKERSKEPPAYGSFGAGTTAHFVGAAFLSAADIQMIHVPYKGSAPAMTDLIGGQIPFSVDTVAAALPQSKQGKVRVLAVSAPARSSFLPDVPTFAEQGYPSVAMDTWLMVAAPRGLPADVKTKLETALRATVASPDVRKSLEAQGFEAAFSSAAEGEALIQKELPQMRDVAQRANITID
- a CDS encoding TetR/AcrR family transcriptional regulator, with translation MSDSSQQSQGHRGPTDHSVRDQIVQAANAHFSHYGYDKTTVSDLAREIGISKAYIYKFFDSKQAIGEAICTNVLGQLMAGVEQAIAQAESPTDRFRRFFLSAVELSAELFFQDRKLYEIAAHSSLEKWASAQAYEQRMRAILTDILREGREQGEFERKTPLDETARSIYLVMLPFISPLLLQYNLDRLPDAPREVASLVLRSLAP